From the Paludisphaera mucosa genome, one window contains:
- the dapA gene encoding 4-hydroxy-tetrahydrodipicolinate synthase, translating to MASKGRMFAGCTVALATPFRDGEVDEPALRSWVEWQVAQGTPILSPVGTTGEAPTLSHLEHERVIAIVVETAAGRAKVVPGTGSNATTEAIRLTKFAARAGADGALMVAPYYNRPSQEGIYRHFAAVAEAVDLPIVLYNIPSRTGRNVEPETIERLAAIDSIVAIKEAAGSLDQVSDILARTDLTVLSGDDSLTLPMLAIGAEGVVSVAANLVPRDIRGMIDDFNAGDAPAARERHARLFPLCRDLLGLAPNPVPLKAALALLGRGNGEIRLPLCPLDEAAAAKLSRALARYGLLES from the coding sequence ATGGCGAGTAAGGGACGGATGTTCGCCGGCTGCACGGTGGCGCTGGCGACACCATTTCGTGACGGCGAGGTCGACGAGCCGGCCCTCCGCTCCTGGGTCGAGTGGCAGGTCGCGCAGGGGACGCCGATCCTCAGCCCGGTCGGAACGACCGGCGAGGCGCCGACGCTCTCGCACCTCGAGCACGAGCGGGTGATCGCGATCGTGGTGGAGACCGCCGCGGGCCGCGCCAAGGTCGTGCCCGGCACGGGCTCGAACGCCACGACGGAGGCGATCCGGCTCACCAAGTTCGCCGCCCGCGCCGGGGCGGACGGGGCCCTGATGGTCGCTCCGTACTACAACCGCCCCAGCCAGGAGGGGATCTACCGCCATTTCGCGGCCGTCGCCGAGGCCGTCGACCTGCCGATCGTGCTCTACAACATCCCGTCCCGGACGGGCCGCAACGTCGAGCCCGAGACGATCGAGCGGCTGGCCGCGATCGACTCGATCGTCGCCATCAAGGAGGCCGCCGGGTCGCTCGACCAGGTGAGCGACATCCTCGCCCGCACCGACCTCACGGTCCTCTCGGGCGACGACAGCCTGACGCTGCCGATGCTCGCCATCGGCGCCGAGGGCGTCGTCTCCGTGGCGGCCAACCTGGTCCCTCGCGACATCCGGGGCATGATCGACGACTTCAACGCCGGCGACGCCCCGGCCGCCCGCGAGCGCCACGCCAGGCTCTTCCCGCTCTGCCGCGACCTGCTCGGCCTGGCGCCCAACCCGGTCCCGCTCAAGGCCGCGCTCGCCCTCCTCGGCCGGGGCAACGGCGAGATCCGCCTGCCGCTCTGCCCGCTCGACGAGGCGGCCGCCGCCAAGCTCTCCCGCGCCCTCGCCCGCTACGGCCTGCTGGAGTCCTGA
- a CDS encoding ArsR/SmtB family transcription factor, producing the protein MARKTTSTNGNGNGKVEEQAPEVSDQSIRELAQVFKLLSDETRLRILFYLALSQNGELHVTELCNRLGQSQPAVSHHLALLRVSSLIESRREGKHNFYSVRTEHFGELLLSLFSAAGETPKNKKYRFHDFVLNYTGA; encoded by the coding sequence ATGGCTCGCAAAACGACGTCCACGAACGGCAACGGCAACGGCAAGGTGGAGGAACAGGCCCCGGAGGTCTCCGACCAGTCGATCCGCGAGCTCGCCCAGGTTTTCAAGCTCCTGAGCGACGAGACGCGACTGCGGATCTTGTTCTACCTGGCGCTCTCGCAGAACGGCGAGCTGCACGTGACCGAGCTGTGCAATCGGCTGGGCCAGAGCCAGCCGGCCGTGAGCCATCACCTGGCGCTCCTTCGCGTCTCGAGCCTCATCGAGTCCCGGCGCGAGGGCAAGCACAACTTCTACAGCGTGCGCACCGAGCACTTCGGCGAGCTGCTGCTGAGCCTCTTCTCGGCCGCCGGCGAGACGCCCAAGAACAAGAAGTACCGCTTCCACGACTTCGTCCTGAACTACACCGGCGCCTGA
- a CDS encoding OmpH family outer membrane protein has translation MVLSSRLIVAAGLGVVGAGLLVAPIQGQQDGAVRKTNGGASQFKEGTPPVIGTIDLDGVFKNYEKVKYANEEFQASLLAKRNELMKIQQEMTQEAELLQRYAPGQEEYKKQENKLTVLKAQIEAGREQAEREFQSKEAEAMASLYNEVTEVAKRVAKSRKMTYVVKVTNQAPSGTNPNSVMAAMANPMIYFDPANDITQDVVYNLNKVYKDAGGPIAKGVAAPAAKAALGAPAAATPPAAAAAPKATVR, from the coding sequence ATGGTTCTCTCATCTCGTTTGATCGTGGCGGCGGGTCTCGGCGTCGTGGGAGCCGGACTCCTGGTCGCGCCCATCCAGGGCCAGCAGGACGGGGCCGTCCGCAAGACCAACGGCGGCGCCTCGCAGTTCAAGGAAGGGACCCCGCCGGTCATCGGCACGATCGACCTGGACGGCGTCTTCAAGAACTACGAGAAGGTCAAGTACGCCAACGAGGAGTTCCAGGCCTCGCTGCTCGCCAAGCGCAACGAGCTGATGAAGATCCAGCAGGAGATGACCCAGGAGGCCGAGCTGCTCCAGCGCTACGCCCCGGGCCAGGAAGAATACAAGAAGCAGGAAAACAAGCTCACGGTCCTGAAGGCCCAGATCGAGGCCGGCCGCGAGCAGGCCGAGCGCGAGTTCCAGTCGAAGGAAGCCGAGGCCATGGCCAGCCTCTACAACGAGGTGACCGAGGTGGCCAAGCGGGTCGCCAAGAGCCGCAAGATGACCTACGTCGTCAAGGTCACCAACCAGGCCCCCAGCGGCACGAACCCGAACTCGGTGATGGCCGCGATGGCCAACCCGATGATCTACTTCGACCCCGCCAACGACATCACCCAGGACGTCGTCTACAACCTGAACAAGGTCTACAAGGACGCCGGCGGCCCGATCGCCAAGGGCGTCGCCGCGCCGGCCGCCAAGGCCGCCCTCGGGGCCCCCGCAGCCGCGACGCCCCCGGCCGCCGCCGCCGCCCCCAAGGCGACCGTCCGCTGA